A genomic stretch from Coffea arabica cultivar ET-39 chromosome 10c, Coffea Arabica ET-39 HiFi, whole genome shotgun sequence includes:
- the LOC113714872 gene encoding serine/threonine-protein kinase ZRK1-like has product MIPLFRKRQKEDETSPFFLENGGALLEELMASFGGRYENPIRTFSLKELLGATTDFTERVVLRDSGCMFRGFLGEKQILVKRFCAYEDISPHVFRGPIRDIAVSSQMSHVKNILKLRGCCLELKFPALVYECSATKLLADLLYHPDVEKLLSWKSRMQIAKGIANAIAYLHNAFATPIVYRNLKPSTVILDKDGTPKLFDFSLSVKLPPGKSQVEDVVMGTWGFVDPEHLESGIVTEKTDVYSIGVLLLVLLTGKEAMCKNHVGKKVDIVDYVKYYIDKNQSNNILDPRISMEGNVMQDKQLQAFLDLAMMCTQTKAPNRPDMIQVAKELCKIENCANHGQL; this is encoded by the coding sequence ATGATACCTCTCTTCAGAAAACGACAGAAGGAAGATGAAACCTCACCCTTCTTCTTGGAGAATGGAGGTGCCCTGCTAGAGGAGTTAATGGCTTCTTTTGGTGGAAGATATGAAAATCCAATTCGAACCTTTTCGCTGAAAGAACTACTTGGAGCAACGACGGACTTCACAGAAAGAGTCGTCCTGAGAGATAGTGGATGCATGTTTCGAGGTTTTCTTGGAGAAAAACAAATCTTGGTCAAGAGATTCTGCGCATATGAAGACATCAGCCCTCATGTTTTCCGTGGACCTATTCGTGATATAGCGGTTTCTTCCCAGATGAGCCACGTCAAGAATATCCTGAAGCTTAGAGGTTGCTGCCTGGAATTGAAATTTCCTGCTTTGGTGTATGAATGCTCTGCAACTAAGCTGCTTGCTGATCTCCTCTATCACCCAGACGTTGAGAAACTGTTATCTTGGAAAAGCAGAATGCAGATAGCAAAGGGCATTGCCAATGCAATTGCTTATCTGCACAATGCATTTGCTACACCTATAGTCTATAGGAACTTAAAGCCGTCTACAGTCATCTTAGACAAGGATGGTACTCCTAAACTATTTGATTTCTCCCTCTCTGTAAAGCTTCCACCAGGAAAATCACAGGTGGAAGACGTTGTAATGGGAACATGGGGTTTTGTAGATCCTGAACACTTGGAATCAGGCATTGTTACTGAGAAAACTGATGTGTACAGCATTGGTGTGCTTCTACTGGTGCTTTTAACTGGAAAAGAAGCCATGTGCAAGAATCATGTAGGGAAAAAGGTAGACATCGTGGATTATGTCAAGTATTATATTGATAAGAATCAATCTAACAACATTCTGGATCCTAGAATCTCGATGGAAGGAAATGTAATGCAAGACAAGCAATTGCAAGCTTTCTTGGACCTTGCAATGATGTGTACTCAGACGAAGGCACCCAATAGGCCTGATATGATTCAAGTTGCTAAAGAGCTCTGCAAGATAGAGAATTGTGCTAACCATGGTCAGCTTTAA
- the LOC113715181 gene encoding non-functional pseudokinase ZED1-like, with protein sequence MDRIRKALPFLKARNGEEEERSSNFLKNGSLVLEELIESFGGRYKLPIKSFTAKQLIRASNNFSEQVPHMTDNGYMFRGNLEGRPILVKLYSNIGDSDKCVLRGATRDLVITSQMSHLKNVFKLIGCSFEFKCPAIVYECAGTELLAKYLSHKNDAKRLSWGSRIKIAKDIANVIGYLHSAFPTPIIYRDLTPNKVIIDQCGVAKLFDFTFSISLPPGELQVEDRVKGTFGYLEPQYAITGFITQKTDVYGFGMLMLVLFSGETAIMKYQEGTVEPIHVRDYIKDCLDNAQINQILDPQIIEGENGDGLRQNLLAFLDLALRCTEYERADRPDMLDVAKELLHIEKSVRH encoded by the coding sequence ATGGATCGTATCAGAAAAGCTTTACCATTTCTTAAAGCAAGAAATGGGGAGGAAGAAGAGAGATCATCCAACTTCTTGAAGAATGGAAGTCTAGTCTTGGAAGAGCTAATTGAATCTTTTGGAGGACGATACAAGCTTCCAATTAAAAGCTTCACTGCAAAACAACTCATCAGGGCATCGAACAATTTCTCAGAGCAAGTTCCTCACATGACTGATAATGGTTACATGTTCAGAGGTAACTTAGAAGGTCGTCCAATATTAGTTAAACTTTACAGCAATATAGGCGACTCTGATAAATGCGTTCTTCGTGGAGCTACCCGCGACTTAGTGATTACTTCACAGATGAGCCACCTCAAGAATGTCTTCAAGCTCATTGGATGCAGTTTTGAATTCAAGTGTCCAGCTATAGTGTATGAATGTGCTGGAACTGAACTTCTTGCCAAGTATCTCAGCCACAAAAATGATGCTAAACGACTGTCTTGGGGAAGTAGAATAAAGATTGCCAAGGACATTGCCAATGTTATTGGCTATCTTCATTCTGCGTTTCCTACACCGATTATTTATAGAGATTTGACGCCaaataaagtgataatagaCCAATGTGGTGTTGCTAAACTTTTTGACTTCACATTTTCAATATCTCTTCCTCCTGGAGAACTGCAGGTGGAAGATCGTGTTAAAGGGACATTTGGATACTTAGAGCCTCAATACGCAATTACAGGCTTTATTACTCAGAAGACAGATGTTTATGGCTTTGGGATGCTCATGCTTGTGCTTTTCAGTGGAGAAACAGCGATAATGAAGTATCAAGAAGGAACAGTAGAACCGATTCATGTCAGAGATTACATCAAAGACTGCCTTGACAATGCTCAAATTAACCAAATTTTGGATCCACAGATTATTGAAGGAGAAAACGGTGACGGGCTCAGGCAGAATTTGCTGGCGTTCCTGGATCTGGCTTTAAGATGCACAGAATATGAAAGAGCTGATAGACCAGATATGCTTGATGTTGCAAAAGAGCTCCTCCATATTGAGAAGTCTGTTCGTCATTAG